The window CTGAACAACTTAACATTGTCAGCCCCTTTAACTTTTGGAATAAGGCTGATAACCCCGTAGTTAAGGCAGGAGATATCTACCGTTCCAAGGGCAAAACCATTCACAATATTAAAGAAGATGGGCCGAAGCAAAGGCCAAAATCTGCAGAAGAATTCGACCGGCCAGCCGTCAGGGCCCGGGGCCATGCCTTTCTTCATACCCATCAGAGCAGCATCTACTTCTTCAGGAAGGAAAGAGAGCACCAAGCTCTCGTTCTCCTGGGAGGACACTCGATCCCGAGGATCCCACAAATCCTCGCGGATACTAAGTTTTTTCTCCTCAGTCGTACCCAATAGACCAACGAAGTAATCGTAGATGTGACGGGAGATGTCTCCCTGGGAGAGAAGGAGGCCATGCTCCGACTGCAGGCGAAGAATCGCGCTCTTACGCTTTCTACCGTTAGCGTAAGCGTGAAAATAAGCTGTGTTTGCGTCTCCCTTAGTCACCCACTTAATGTCGCCCCTACGACGCCAGTATTCTTCTTCCGCACGAAGGATCGCTAAAACCTTGTGCTCCAGGTCATACCTATGGGCCCACTCGGCTTTCGAAAACATCCGCACATTTGCATGGGCATCTAGGTCAGCGATCTCCTCAATAAGCCTACCACGCTCATGTTTTGATTCACTGCCATGATTGGCACCGCACCCACGCAGGAAGGCGCGCAAGATTGCAGCAGCAACCGACCAGCACTCTACTGGTCCCCTTTGGGGCCCGTGCTGGGCCAGAATCTGCTCCCAGTGAGAATGCGCCATGTGGATGAAGCCCTCCGCTTCAAACCAGGCAGACTCGAAGAAGAAACTCTTGCTACGCTGAGCTCTCTCTTCCCCTGAAGAGAAGATAAGAGGGACGTGGTCCGATCCAATACGAGTTTTAGCCACCAAGGTACACAAAGGAAAAAGGACCTCCCATTCCGGGGTAAAAAACACCCGATCCAGCATGCTGCGAACCGGGGCCAGCTGTTTGTTAGTCCAGGTGAACCCGGCACCCGTACGAGCCGCTTCTCGCAACGCAGCCGCCGCAATGGCATTATTGAACATGGACACCCTTGTCCAGTCCACCCGGTCGTTGTTTTTATCCGCACCCGAGCGGATCAGATTAAAGTCTCCACCCACGACCAGGGGCAGATTAGCCGTGCGCTTGGCCCCAACCAAGGCCGTGACTTCGTCCAAAAAAGTGGCAGAACGTGCGTGATCGGCAGGACCATAAACACACACCACCACCCAAATAAGCCTAGAGACACTATGCCTAATCGTAGCAGCAACAAAAAACATGCCTTGCTCCCACGAAAGAACCTCGCAGATGTCTCGGTTGCAGCCCATCAGGATCCCACCCAAGTGGCCTGACGAGGATAACCAGTGCCAATCGAAACGATTGAGGGGGTCAAAAGCCGACAAGTCACAATAAGAAAAATCTGCTTTAATAGTTTCCTGGAGCGCAACAACATCTATCCGTTCCTTGGCCATGTATTCCCTAAGTTGTGTCCGACGTCCCTCGTGGCCACAACCTCTAATGTTCCAAAAAAGATACCGCATTAGATCAAATAATATGATTCCGCAGGCGGACCCCGCGAGAGGTCACCGCCTTGGCCACACACTTCCGAGTCGTAGCACAACTGGAAGAAGGAAGCATTGAAGCAGCCCTTGCTTCAGCTTCCCCATCGGGGCAAGAGGTGGCACCATCCCCTGCTGGTACCAACCCAGACGAGGTCGCAAGCACACAACGAGCCGCAGCTTCGGCAAGTGCCGCTTGGGCCTCCTCACGCGCAGGCACTAACGAGATAATCTCTCCATGAGGGATAGAAGAGGCAACACCACTATCATCCAAAATTCGCGACAGATGTGCATCAGAGAAAGCATTGAGAATTCTGTAAGAGGGTAGAGGGTTACCTGAAACCTCCAGGTTCTTGTCAGCAGTACGAAGCTTGGCGCTCTCTAGAGAGGATAGATCTCCCAGCTTGGCCTTGGACCTCGCGCTTAGGGCATGCTGCGGCACCGGAGTCGCCTTGGACCTCGCGCTTGGGGCACGCTGCGGCACCGGAGTCGCCTTGGACCGCTTGGCCTTAGCACCCGCACCCACCGACGCCAGCGCCGCTCCTAGATCACCCCGAATCTGCTCCGACTCCATCACCGCACTCGCCTTAGCAGCCGGCTTCCGGCCCGCCGTCTTCTTGGGAGGTCTGCCCGAGCCACCCAAGCCGCGACACCCGGAGGGAGGGGTTGGGGCAGAGTCGTGGATGAGCACACAGCCAGCTTCCACTCCACCAGGAGCCGTCGGGGAGCGGGAGGCCGCGACCCCCAAGTCACCAGAGAGCACCTCAACCACCATGGGGGCCAGGGATGGCGATCCAAGATGGGACCCATATTTATCAAAGAGACAGCAAGAGTCCGGGCCAGCGGAGGAAGGCTAACGGCAGTATCCTGCGTAGCCACAGCCCTCGATCCCCCATCCCACAATCTAACTTCTCGCTATGAGTAATGGAGACCAAGGGAATCCAAATTTGGAAAACAGTCTACCTCTTACGTGAACTTTTGGAAATCAGCCATCTACATTTTGAGAAGTACAAATATAAATCCACGGAAATGGCCCCAAGCTCTACCGAGAGGATACcatttttttttcaaacttagagcatctacagccggacttgGCAAATCCAGCCCCTCAAACATCCGCGGACGCGCTCGGGCGCGTCCGCGGGCACTGACCGGGCACCCTCATATTTGTCACTCTGTCCGCGTATCTCATATCCGGCGCCTTATATCCATTCTACACATGCAAACGTTGATCTATCCTACGTGATCAAACGACGAACAACAAAAATCGGCTGTAAAGGAACACAAAATCGGTTGCAAACGGACATTGACATACTTCACCACATCCAAAAGATCATACTTCGTCCCGGACAAGTTCTTAAACTTCTATAACTAAAAACACTATAAACATTGAGGCGGAGGGGAGGCGGGAATAACCACTTCTGATAGCCGGCATTTTGCCCTTCCGGTCGTCGGCGCAGCTGTAGGCGTCCGCGGCTGGTGGAGGGTCTTGGTCGTCCGACGAGGAGGTGCAGCTGTCACCGTCGTCGGAGTCGAAGTCCGAGAGGACGATGAGCCCCCCTTCATCTGACGGACCGCCCTGTCCTGCTCCCGCTTCAACCTTGCCACCCGAGTCTTCTCCGCTGCTGCCTCATTCGCCTCGCGCTCCGACTACTCAATAGCAAGCCGGAGCGCCTTGGTGTTCTTCCGTCGGAGGCGGCGAGCGTTCGTCTCCGCCGTCGTGACGGAGAGGCAGTAGACCCATGCGAGGAGACGCGCGTCCTCGTCGGCGTCCAGCTCTGTCCCGCGGCGGTGGCGCGCGGACTGCTTCGCCGCGTCCCTCTCCCGTGCATGCTGCCTCTCGCGGCGCGCGGCGCGCCTCTGACTCCGGAGTGCGCGTGCATGCCGGTGGCGCGGGTACAAGCACCCAGCGCTGGCCACATGGAGGAGCGGCCCGCGGGGGAAGGAGACGGCGTGgggctgatatgtctccaacgtatctataatttttgattgttccatgctattatatattctgttttggatgtttaataggctttattatacacttttatattatttttgggactaacctattaaccgtaggcccagcccaaattgttggttttttgcctatttcagtgtttcgaaggaaaaggatatcaaacggagtccaaacggaatgaaaccttcgggaaagtgattttcagaaggtctttgccgtccgcttacataaaacggacggcaaagaatctttgctgtcagttggcggacggcaaagagagagatgggccccactaacgagctgctTAGAAAAAGACCTAACggcccctctttgccgtctgctagcagacggcaaagagcaaaaaagtggacgacaaaggggggcggacggcaaagagataaCGTTATttttggcagacggcaaagtgagctctttgccgtctgtgtttttttggcagacggcaaagaggaaaCACAGCACACAGATCGATCACGCAGATCGATGACTTGGCAAGATCTCAGACGCACATCTCCACCCTCCGTCGGACACACATCCCAGCCACCCACGACGCACGCGCCCCCAGGGCAGCACCCACGCGCCCAGCCCCATGCCCTGTCTTCTCTCTCCCTTATCACCACCCCCACCgcacgtctctctctctctctctctctctcttttctctcCCTCTCGATCCAAATCGAGGAGGCCGGCTGGCCGGCGCCCGCCACCACCTCGACCCCCGGCCCCGGCCAACACCTCGCCGGCCCCTGCCTCATCCCCCGTCGCCCCTGCCGGCCTCCGTGCCTCGTCCCCCATCGCGCGCCGTCCGCCTCTGCCACGCCACCGGAGCCCGCCTCCGTGCGCCGCCCAGCTTCGCCCGCCCCCGctcgccgccggcctcctccgcaAGCCGCCCGGCCTCGCCTGCCTCCGCCTACGCTGCTCTCTGCCTCCCTCTCTCAGCGCGCCTCCGAGCACCAGCGCCTCCGAGCACCAGCAGCCACCCGCCTCCGAGCACCAGCAGCCGAGCCGCAGGCCTTCACCTTCGCTGCTCTCCTTTGTAGCCCGCCTCCGCATGccgcgggcctccacctccgttGCTCTTCTCTGCCGGCGATGGGGCTTGGCGCTGACGGAGTTGGTGCGGTCCAATGGATCTAGCGCTCGGACGAGGGTGGCGAGctccggtgcggcggcggacggcTTGAGCTCCTCGGGTGTCCATGGTGGTGTCGGTGTGCTCCTGTCCATGGAGAAAGGAAGGAGAAGGCAGAGGGACGCGGCTGCTGGTTGTTGCTGCTCCAGCGAGCATGGCACAGGGGATGGTTGCAGGGAGGCGCGTTCATCCAGATCAAACACCTGTACTGTAACGCAGTGTAATCCGTTCGTGTGTAATCTGTTCGTCTTGTTAAACAGAGTAGTTTTGTTTTGGATCAGCAAGCTATATGATGGATAGTTTTGTCCTGTGAAATCCGTTCGTTCGTTGTTGATTCTTGAAACAGCAGTGTTGATGGATACTGTGGTGTTCGTCCTCAGTTCGTTCCTCGTCGCCTCTGCACTTGGACTATTTgttcgttttttttaaataaaaaaatTCTTTGCCATCTGTAATGTttctggctgacggcaaagaaagagtctgtggcagacggcaaaggatgGCGTGGTTTGCcgtctgtggcagacggcaaagcctCCCGTTAGACACCTAACGTGGCTAACGTCTATCCTTTGTTGTcaactttctttgccgtctgcttgcctaggaaagctgacggcaaatgtctttgccgtccgctgttTGAAAAgagacgacaaagaagctctttaccgtaaCTGTCTTTGctggagccttttgccgtccgccatccttgtctttgccgtctgccatggcagacggcaaagtagctgattcctgtagtgatatactcatataccctgaaaacatcatatacggagccaaaaccctatttccaccgccgcaaccttctgtacccgtgagataccatcttggggccttttccggcgctccgccggagggggcattgatcacggagggcttctacatcaacaccatagcctctccgatgatgtgtgagtagtttacctcagaccttcgggtccatagttattagctagatggcttcttctctctccttggatctcaatacaaagttctcctcgattctcttggagatctattcgatgtagctcttctttttgcggtgcgtttgtcgagatccgatgaattgtgggtttatgatcaagattatctatgaacaatatttgaatctcctctgaattcttttatgtatgattggttatctttgcaagtctcttcgaattatcagtttggtttggcctactagattgatctttcttgcaatgggagaagtgcttagctttgggttcaatcttgtggtgctcgatcccagtgacagtaggggaaatgacacgtattgtattgttgccatcgaggataaaaatatggggtttatatcatattgcatgagtttatccctctacatcatgtcattttgcttaaagcattactctgttcttatgaacttaatactctagatgcatgctggatagcggtcgatgtgtggagtaatagtagtagatgcaggcaggagtcggtctacttgtcacgaacgtgatgcctatatacatgatcatacctacatattctcataactatgctcaatcctatcaattgctcgacagtaattcgtttacccatcgtaatacttatgctatcttgagagaagccactagtgaaacctatggcccccgggtctattttctatcatattaatctcccatcaacaagctatttctggcgccgtttattttgctttctttacttttagtctttatcataaaaataccaaaaaaattatcttatcatctctatcagatctcacttttgcaagtggccgtgaagggattgacaacccctttatcgcgttggttgcaagcttcttatttgtttgtgtaggtgcgtgggactcgagcgtggcctcctactggattgataccttggttctcaaaaactgagggaaatacttacgctactttactgcattaccctttcctctttaagggaaaaccaacgcagtgctcaagaggtagcaagaaggatttctagcgccgttgccggggagtctacgcacaagtcaatacataccaagtacgcatcacaaactcttatcccttgcattacattatttgccatttgcctctcgttttcctctcccccacttcacctttgccttttcttcgcccctcttccgttcgatcttgtgttaccatgtgccttctttttgcttgcatcttcgcttgctaaaagtttatggatcctcatccgcttgctaatctttttaagagatccaattgtgatgaaccaattgctagttagttttgtgcactagattatctttatgaagttttgcttgaaattcatgaatctgaaaattgtgatgaagaaatttatgaagtgattcacgatagccccttgaataaaaagcatgattgcaatgattttactataaattctattgatgtcagttgtgctaataatatgcaaaaccctaagcttggggatgctaattttgctatgtccactacttgttgcaatgatcatgattggggtgattcttcttatgatcttgaaaatttatttaagccccatgatgaatatgagattgataataatgtttgcaataatattgaaagtgggtttggaagagtgtcaactttagatcccacatatttggacaacgttcaatcttatgaagtttttgataaaagtgggtttggagaggtcatgactttagttaatgataatcccactattttggaagagtgtcaacttcgcatgcatgttgatcgtgttaagaatatgttatgtgatagctattttgttgaatttgcctatgatcctacatgtaattattatgagagagaggaaaatatggttagaAATTTCTATCTTACTAAATTacgtctcgtcatgttgagattgctatcgtctctttcttcttctttgcatatgctaatttttgcttgctatgattgtttgcttataaaatgcctatgcataggaagtatgttagacttagatgtgtttgttacgtgttttatgatgctcttcTTGCACtttaattcttatcttttatgcgagcatcattaaaattatcaatgcctagctaggggcgttaaacgatagcgcttgttgggaggcaacccaattttatttttattttttttgctttttgctcctgtttaggaataaatctttgatctagcctctggttagatttatttttgtgttttaattagtgtttgtgccaaataaaacctataggatcttcttggatgatagttatttgatcttgctgaaaatttcagaattttctgttcacgaaaacaattgttaaaaatcaccagaacgtgataaaatactgattccaattgcagaagatcaataaacaaattatttaggtcttcctattttggtaaatttttcgagttccagaagtttgcgttagttacagattactacagactgttctgtttttgacagattctgtttttcgtgtgttgtttgcttattttgatgagtctatggttagtaaaatagATTATAAACcacagagaagttggaatacagtaggtttaacaccaatacaaataaagaatgagttcattacagtaccttgaagtggtgttttgttttctttcgctaacggagctcatgagattttctgttgagttttgtgttgtgaagttttcaagttttgggtaaggatttgatggattatggaacaaggagtggcaagagcctaagattggggatgcccaaggcaccccaaggtaaatccaaggacaccaaaaagccaaagcttggggatgccccggaaggcatcccctctttcgtcttcatccatcggtaactttacttgaagctatatttttattcaccacataatatgtgttttgcttggagcgtcttgtatgatttgagtctttgcttttagtttaccacaatcatccttgctgtacacatattttgggagagacacacatgattcggaatttattagaatattctatgtgcttcacttatatcttttgagctatatagtttttgctctagtgcttcacttatatattttagagcacggtggtggttttgttttatagaaattattgattctctcatgcttcacttatattattttgagagtcctacaaaacagcatgataatttgcttaaattgtgaaattagtcctaatatgataggcatccaatattagtaaaaactttcttataagtgcgttgaatactaagagaagtttgat is drawn from Aegilops tauschii subsp. strangulata cultivar AL8/78 chromosome 1, Aet v6.0, whole genome shotgun sequence and contains these coding sequences:
- the LOC123496888 gene encoding uncharacterized protein, with amino-acid sequence MVVEVLSGDLGVAASRSPTAPGGVEAGCVLIHDSAPTPPSGCRGLGGSGRPPKKTAGRKPAAKASAVMESEQIRGDLGAALASVGAGAKAKRSKATPVPQRAPSARSKATPVPQHALSARSKAKLGDLSSLESAKLRTADKNLEVSDLDTVGETA